The sequence below is a genomic window from Nocardia fluminea.
AGCCTTACAAGAACGCGATCAACGCAGAACATGAGTAGCTCGCCGGCCCGGCTCTGCGCGTACTCGGGTCGAGCGTAGATACTGGTCAGCTCGCGTTGGGCAAATCTATCAGTCGCGTTGCGAGCCGAGGCTGATGCCGCGGGTAGCCAGCCACGGGAGTGGGTCGATCTTGTCGGTGCCGTTCTGCCAGACCTCGAAGTGCACATGCGGGCCGGTAGAGAAGCCACGGTTACCGATCGTTGCGATTTGGTCACCTGCCATCACACGCTGGCCCTGTGTGACTGTAGTGGTGTCGATGTGGCCGTAGATGGTGACGGTGCCGTCGTCGTGCAGGACACGGACCCACAGGCCGAAACCGGAAGCCGGACCCGCTTCGAGGATCGTGCCGTCGGCGACCGAGTAGATCGGGGTGCCGATCGGGCCCGCGATGTCGACGCCGAGATGCTGGACACCCCAGCGGGCGCCGAAGCCGGAGGTGAAGTTGCCCGTGGTGAACTTGGTGAACAAGGGACGCAGCTTGGCGGATTCCTGGGCGGCGAGGTCTTCGGCGAACTTGGCGCCCTTGGCGAGGATGTCGTCGAAGTGGCTCTTGTCGGCGATGGCGGTGGCATCGAGCACCTGGGGTGCCGCGCCGGTGCCGGGGTCGCCGATGTCGGCCGTGCTCATGGACTGGGCGGCGATCTCGTGGACCTGGCCCGCTGCCTCGTAGTCGATGCCTTGCGCGGGCTGACCTGGATCCGCCATGGCCGCCTGACCGGCGGCGACCACCGCACCGGCGGCGACGGCGATGACCGCGGCGCGGCCCTTCAGCGCGGCGGGCGGTGCGGGGACGCGATGTGCGCCGCCACGACGATCGGCGCGGCGTGGCGCGGGGGTTTCCTCGGGGACGTTCTCTTCGGCCACGGGCGCCCAGTCGGTGCCGTACGTGCCGGTGTCATAGGACTCGTCCGCGGTCCATTCGTCCGCGGCGGGAGTCCATGCCGCGTTGTCGTTCCAGGTGTTCTGGTCGCGCCACGCGTCGTCGGTCTGGGGCCACGCGGCGGCGGGGGCTCGGCGGGTCTGCGGGTGCGACGTGTATTCGTCGGCATACCGGTAACGGTGGCCGGAGCTGGTGCGATTTTCGACTGGAAGGGTGGAGCGGTGGTTCATCGGCCGTGCCGATTCGCCGGCTGTTCCAAGCTAGTACTGAAGTACCTCAAGCTTGTCGTCCTCCTCAGTCCTGACTTGCCAGTCGTGACCTGGTTGTCGTGACCTGGTTGTGACTTCGACCGCATTGACGGTAACGAAGCGATTGCAGAGTGGCAAGCGCTGGTCGAAAACCTACACCTGTGTGTGACATTCGTCACCGTAACGCAACGGAATATCTCACCGTTTTCCGGCATCCCGGGTGAGGTCTGTCGACGACATAACGTAGTAGATGCCGGGGGGTTCCGGCTTTAGGCGGCCCGACCTGCCAAGGCGCCGCGAAACGTCCGAAAACTACTCGCCAGTAGCCTTGGCCAGCGGTTTTCCGGGGCTCCCGTTAGGGGTCGTGACCTGCGCCACTTACTATGAACGTGGTCGTTTACCCCTCCCCGTGACTAGCTACAGTCCGATCCGACCCGCTACCGACGTCGGGCCGCCAACAAAGACGTTGTCATAGCAACGCAGACGAGACGGTGAGTACATGGATCTCTTCGAATATCAGGCGAAGGAGCTCTTCGTTAAGCACGGAGTGCCTTCGTCCGAGGGTCGTGTTTGCGACACGGCTGAAGAAGCACGCGCCATTGCCGAGGAAATCGGCAAGCCCGTGATGGTCAAGGCGCAGGTCAAGGTGGGCGGCCGCGGCAAGGCTGGCGGCGTCAAATACGCGGCCACCCCGGAAGACGCGTTCACGCACGCGCAGAACATTCTCGGCCTGGACATCAAGGGCCACATCGTCAAGAAGCTCCTGGTCGCCGAGGCCAAGGACATCGCGGAGGAGTACTACATCTCCTTCCTGCTCGACCGCTCCAACCGCACCTACCTGGCCATGTGTTCGGTCGAGGGCGGCATGGAGATCGAAGAGGTCGCCGAGAAGACTCCCGAGCGCCTGGCCAAGATCGCCGTCGACGCCGTCAAGGGTGTCGACCTGGCCTTCGCCCGTGAGATCGCGGAGAAGGGCCACCTGCCCGCCGACGTGCTCGACGCCGCGGCCGTGACCATCCAGAAGCTGTGGGAGGTCTTCGTCAACGAGGACACCACCCTGGTCGAGGTCAACCCGCTGGTGCGCACCCCCAACGACGAGATCCTCGCCCTCGACGGCAAGGTCACCCTGGACGAGAACGCCGAGTACCGGCATTCCGACCACCTCGAGTTCGCCGACGTCGACGCGACCGACCCGCTCGAGCTCAAGGCCAAGGAGAACGACCTCAACTACGTCAAGCTCGACGGTGAGGTCGGCATCATCGGCAACGGCGCCGGTCTGGTCATGTCGACGCTGGACGTCGTCGCGTACGCCGGTGAGAACCACGGCGGCGTGAAGCCGGCCAACTTCCTCGACATCGGCGGCGGCGCCTCGGCTTCCGTGATGGCCGCGGGCCTGGACGTCATCCTGGGTGACGCGCAGGTCAAGAGCGTGTTCGTCAATGTCTTCGGTGGCATCACCGCCTGTGACGCGGTCGCCAACGGCATCGTGGGCGCCCTCGAGGTGCTCGGTGACGCGGCCACCAAGCCGCTGGTCGTTCGTCTGGACGGCAACAACGTCGTAGAGGGTCGCCGCATCCTCGCCGAGGCCAACCACCCGCTGGTGACGCTGGCCCAGACCATGGACGAGGGCGCCGACAAGGCCGCCGAACTCGCCTTCAGCGCCAAGTAAGGAACAGCGAACATGTCCATCTTCCTGAACAAGGACAACAAGGTCATCGTCCAGGGCATCACCGGCGGCGAGGGCACCAAGCACACCGCGCTGATGCTGAAGGCGGGCACCAACGTCGTCGGCGGCGTGAACGCGCGCAAGGCCGGGACCACGGTCAAGCACACCGACAAAGACGGCAACGAGATCGAGCTGCCCGTGTTCGCCTCCGTCGCCGAGGCGATCGAGAAGACCGGCGCCGACACCTCCATCGCGTTCGTGCCGCCCGCGTTCTCCAAGGACGCCATCATCGAGGCCATCGACGCGGAGATCCCGCTGCTCGTGGTCATCACCGAGGGCATCCCGGTGCAGGACTCCGCCTACGCGTGGGCCTACAACGTGGAGAAGGGCGAGAAGACCCGCATCATCGGCCCGAACTGCCCCGGCATCATCACCCCCGGCGAGGCGCTGGTCGGCATCACCCCGAACAACATCACCGGCAAGGGCCCGATCGGCCTGGTGTCGAAGTCGGGCACCCTGACCTACCAGATGATGTACGAGCTGCGCGATTTCGGTTTCTCGACCGCGATCGGCATCGGCGGCGACCCGGTCATCGGCACCACCCACATCGACGCCATCGAGGCGTTCGAGAAGGACCCCGAGACCAAGATCATCGTCATGATCGGTGAGATCGGTGGTGACGCCGAAGAGCGTGCCGCGGCTTACATCAAGGCCAACGTCACCAAGCCGGTCGTCGGCTATGTCGCCGGTTTCACCGCGCCCGAGGGCAAGACCATGGGCCACGCGGGCGCCATCGTCTCCAGTGGTGGCGGCACCGCGCAGGCCAAGCAGGAAGCGCTCGAGGCCGCAGGCGTGAAGGTCGGCAAGACGCCGTCCGCCACCGCCGCGCTCGCTCGCGAGATCCTGGAGAAGGCGTCTATCGCTTCTGCCTGACCCGGTCAGGGCCCGGAGGCGGTAGCTTGCGTCACCACGCAGGGCCCCCGGGACAGGCGAATTGAACACTGCGTGATCTGAAATCTCACACTGTCGAAGGCCGCCTTCAGGTTTAACCTGGGCGGCCTTCGTCGATTCATCCACAGGCGGTGGTTTATCCACAGCCTGCATCGGTAGGTGATGACCGGGGGCGTGGCGTGCAGTAGCGTCAGGTATCGGATCAGGCACCAGTCAGTTCGACGCGACCGATGCGCACGACTCGACAAGGAGACGACGAGACATGTCATACCCGACCGGGGGCTCCGGGTACAACACACCCGCGACGCCCGCCGCGCCTCAGGGCCCGAGTACCGGAGCCGCCGCGGCTGCGCCATCGACCGGGTCGGAAGGCAAAGGACTGCCGTTCATTCTGACCGCTGCCGCCGCCGGACTCGGCGTCGTCACCTTCTTGCTCGGCTTCGCGCCGTATGTCGGTTTCACCGCGCTGCGTGAGACCACCACCGGCAGCATGTTCGAGTCGTCCAACGGCGCGCTCGCGGTTCTCGTCCTGGCCGCCGCGTTGCTGGCCGGGCTCTCGTTGCTGCCGAAGCAGAACGTTCTCGGTGTCGCCGCGGCACTCGCCGTCGCCTCGTTCCTCGGCGTCGTGGTGTCGCTGATCAGCGTGGGCGAGGGCACGGAGCTGCAGTGGGGTGCGTTCGCCGTCGCCGCGTTCTCGTTCATCGTCGCCGTGCTACTGGTCCTGGCGTTCCTGTTCGGGCTCGGCATCATCAAGGTGCCCGCGCCGAAACCGGCTCAGCCGCAACAGCAGCCGGGTCAGTACGGCCAGTACGGTCAGCAGGGTTACGGCCAGCAGGGCTACGGCCAGAACACCGGCCAGCAGTCCTACGGGCAGCCCGGCTACGGCCAGGCCCAGACCGGTGGTCAGTACCCCACGCAGTCGCCGTCGCCGTACGGCCAGCAGAGTCAGCCGTCGGTGCCGCAGGCGCAGCAGCCGTCCTACGGCCAGCCGGGTCAGCAGGCCTACGGGCAGCCGGCCCAGCAGTCGCCGTACGGACAGCAGTACGGTGCCCCGCAGCAGCAGCCCTCGCCGTACGGCGCGGCGCCGCAGCAGCAGCCGCGTCCCGACGAGAGTGCCACGCAGACCTTCGGTGGGCAGCAGCAGGGCCAGCCGTTCGGTGCGCCGAACTACGGTGGCGCGCAGCCGTCGTCGCCGGGTCAGCCGCAGCCGTTCGGTGGCGAGCAGACCGCCGATCCCGCGGCCGACGCGACCACCGCGTTCCGTCCGAACGACGACAACAAGTAGAACCGACGGCTGCCGCACGGTGGTCCAGGTCCGATCGCGAGCCCACAGGTCCGCCTGTGGGCTCGCGGCGCGCCTGACCCGCGGCCGCCGGGGAAGCTGCCACGCTGAATTGTCATGAGCTCCCGTAACGCCCTCGTGCGCCGGACCTCCGGGTCGCGCGGCACCGGGGAGACAGTCGCCGCATCACCGCCCGGGCACGATCCCGGCTGGTGGTCGCTCTCGCCCGAACGCGCGCGAACCCTGCTGCTGGTCGCGGCGAGGCCGACGATCACCGCCTTGGCGGCGACAGTGCTGCTCGTCCTCGTGGTCATGCTCACCACCGGTACCGATCTCACCAGCGCGCCCGCCGCGGTCGCCGCGACGTGGCTCGCGGCCCACCAGGTTCCGCTCACGGTCGGCAGGACGACACTCGGTCTGCTCCCGCTGGTGCCGACGGCCGTGCTGGTCTGGCTGGCCGCCCGCGAATGCGCGCGTGCGGTCCCGAACCGCCCGACCCCCGTCGAGCTGGGTTGGCTGACCGGTGCGGTGCTGGCCGGACCGCTGCTGATGACGGCCGTCTGCCTCGCCGTCACCGGTGATGCCGCGGGCGTCACTCCGCTCGAATCCTCGGGTCCGATCGCGGCGTTCGGCTGGGTGCTGGTGCTGTATCTGGTCGCGGCCGCCGCCGGGATCGGCAGCCGGGCGTGGAGTTCGCTGTGCGCGCTGGTGCCGATCGAGATCCCCGAATGGGCGGTCCTGGGCGCCCGCGCCGCGCGCCGCACTGTGCTGCGCATGCTCGGCTGCGCCGCGCTGGCCACCGCGATCTCCTTCTTCGTGCACCTGTCCCGGCTCGACGGTGCCTATCGGCAGGCCCACAACGTCACCGACGTGCTGGGCACGACCCTGCTCTCCCTGCTGTATCTGCCGAACGTGGTGATCGGCGCGGCCGGAATCCTCAGCGGTGCCGCGGTGCTGTTCGGGGCGGGGTCGGTCGGGCTGTTCGGGGTGACCGGCGGCCACATGCCGGTGCTGCCCGCGCTGATTCCCGTGCCGGAGGGGCCCGCGTCCCCGTGGTGGGCGGCGCTGCTGCTGGTTCCGCTCGCCGTCGGTGTGCTCGGCGGGATCGAACTCGGCCGCACCAGCGACGATCGGCCCGGCGCGCCGTGGGCGACCCTCACCTGCGCCGGGCTGTCCACGCTGACGTTCCTGGCGCTCGCGATCCTCGGCAGCGGTCAGCTCGGTGCCGTGGGGTGGGTCGGCGTCGACCTGCTGATGCTGGTCGTGCTGATGGTCACCTGGTTCGGGTTCGGCGGCTTCGTCGGCATGGTGTTCGCCCGCCGCTTCCTGACGCCGGCCGCGCTCACCGAGCCGGCCGAGGAGTACGACGACTACGACGACACAGACGACTACGAGGACGACGACTACTACGACGACGAGGACGACTACGACGACGAGGACGTCGACGACGAGGACGACGAGCCCACCGAGTACTCCGATGCCGTCGAATACGACGATCCCGCAGTCGAAGTCGACGCCGAACTGGTCGAGGACTTCGACGACGACCTCGAAGTGAGCATCGCCGCGCCGGGCTCGACCGACGAGCCCGCCGACGACATCGTCGACGTCGAGGTCGTCGAGTCGGACCTGCCGGACGAGGACAAGACCCCCGGTCGCTAAGCTCGACCCGGCGCCTATCGCCATCGCCGCCGCCCGATCACACGCAGGAGTAGAGCGCTGACGTCCTCGTTTGCCCCGTGGAAGCCCGCCAGAACACCGGCCACCGTCGTCGTGCTGGCCTCGGGCACCGGCTCGCTGCTCAACGCCCTGCTGGCCGCCGCACGCGAGCCCGGCTACCCGGCACGGATCGTCGCCGTCGGTGTCGACCGGGACTGCCCGGCCACCGCGCACGCCGACGCCGCGGGGGTGCCGCACTTCAAAGTGGGCCTCAAAGATTTTTCCGATCGGGAAGCCTGGAACGTCGCCCTCACCGAGGCCGTCGACGAGCACGAGCCCGATCTGGTGGTCCTCGCGGGTTTCATGAAGATCCTCGGCCCCGCGTTCATGGAACGTTTCGGTGGCCGGCTCATCAACACCCACCCCGCGCTGCTGCCGTCGTTCCCCGGCGCGCACGGGGTGCGTGACGCGCTCGCCTACGGCGTCAAGGTCACCGGCTGCACCGTGCACCTGGTCGACGCGGGCGTCGACACCGGCCCGGTCCTCGCGCAGGAAGCGGTCGCCGTGATGCCCGGCGACGACGAGGACACGCTGCAGGAGCGCATCAAGGTTGTCGAGCGACGGTTACTGGCGGAGGTCATCGCCGCCGTCGCGACCCGAGGCATTGTCTCCGACGGACGAAAGGCAGAAATACCAGTGAGCGAGCACGCCGGTGAGTGAACGTAAGGCGATCCAGAGGGCGCTGGTGAGCGTCTACGACAAGTCCGGGCTCATCGAGCTCGCCACCGGGCTGCACGCGGCCGGTGTGGAGCTGGTGTCGACCGGGTCGACCGCGGGCAAGATCGCCGAGGCCGGGATTCCGGTCACCAGGGTCGAGGATCTGACCGGGTTCCCGGAGACCCTCGACGGCCGGGTCAAGACGCTGCATCCGCGCGTGCACGCGGGCATCCTGGCCGACACCCGGCGCGCCGAGCACGTCGACCAGCTCGTGGAGCTGGGTGTCGAGGCGTTCCAGCTGGTGGTGGTGAACCTGTACCCGTTCACCCAGACCGTGGCCAGTGGCGCCAGCGTCGACGAGTGTGTCGAGCAGATCGATATCGGCGGGCCGTCGATGGTGCGGGCCGCGGCGAAGAACCACCCGTCGGTGGGCGTGGTCGTCGACGTCACCGACTACGACGACGTGCTCGCCGCGGTGAAGTCCGGCGGGTTCACCCTCGCCGAGCGGACCGCGCTGGCCGCCAAGGCCTTCCAGCACACCGCGAGCTACGACGTGGCCGTCGCGAGCTGGATGGGTTCGGTGGCCGTGCCCGCCGTCGCCGAGGAGACCGAGCAGTTCCCCGGCTGGGTCGCCGGTTCGTGGGAACGCGCCGCGGTGCTGCGCTACGGCGAGAACCCGCACCAGGCCGCCGCGCTGTACACCAGCAACGACGGCACGGTCGGGATCGCGCAGGCGAAGCAGTTGCACGGCAAGGAGATGTCGTACAACAACTACACCGACGGTGACGCCGCCTGGCGGGCCGCGTTCGACTTCGACGAGCCCGCTGTCGCGGTGATCAAGCACGCCAACCCGTGTGGCATCGCCGTGGCGGGCGATATCGCCGAGGCGCACCGCAAGGCGCACGCCACCGACCCGGTCAGCGCCTACGGCGGCGTGATCGCGGCCAACCGTGAGGTGAGCGTCGAGATGGCCGAGCAGGTCGCCGAGATCTTCACCGAGGTGATCATCGCTCCCGGGTACGCGCCCGGCGCGGTGGAAGTGTTGCAGCGCAAGAAGAATGTGCGCGTGCTGGTGGCCGAGGCGCCGCAGCGTAAGGGTGTGGAGCTGCGCCCGATCAGCGGCGGCGCGCTGTTGCAGGACCGCGACGTCCTCGACGCCGACGGCGACGATCCGGTCAACTGGACCCTCGCCGCGGGCGATCCGGCCGATGTCACCACGCTGGCCGACCTCGAATTCGCCTGGCGCGCATGCCGTTCGGTGAAGTCGAACGCGATCCTGCTCGCCGAGGACGGCGCCGCGGTCGGTGTCGGCATGGGACAGGTCAACCGGGTCGACTCCTGCAAGCTCGCCGTGGAGCGCGCGGGTGAGCGTGCCAAGGGCTCCGTCGCCGCCTCCGACGCCTTCTTCCCGTTCTCGGACGGGCCGGAGATCCTGGTGGCCGCGGGCGTTCGCGCGATCGTGCAGCCGGGCGGTTCGATCCGCGACAAGGACACCATCGAGCTCTGCAAGGAAGCCGGCGTCACCCTGTACCTGACGGGTGCCCGCCACTTCGCGCACTGAGCCCGTACCCGAACCGGGTGCCGCACCGAATCCTCGGTGCGGCACCCGTTTTCGTTATCCGGCGTCGAGCACCTGGCGGCTCCCCAGCGGGGAGCTCAACGGAATGTCCAGCGTGCCGAGGACCGCGTTCATGGTGCACATCTTGTTCACGGAGTCCGCTCGGGTACCGGATCGCAGCGCGACGGTGACGGTCTCGGCGGTTTCGGTGACGGTCGCGTCCACGGCGTAGCACTCGGGGTTGCCGGTCTGGAAATTGACACCGATCTTGTTGTCGCTCAGCCGGTTCCATGACGTGAACGGGATCGGGTGCGGGTTGACCAGGGTGGGGTCCGCGGTGAAGGGCTGGCCGATGCCTGGGTTCGGGTCCTCGGGGCGAGAATCGGTGTTCGACGTATCCGGTTGGGGTGCGGGGTTTTCCGAGGATCCGCAGGCGGTGAGGGGTGCGATCAGCACGGCCACGGCTGCCGCGGCGGCGGTGTAGCGCGACATCGTTCTCATACCGTCAACCCTAGACCGCACGGCTCGGCCGTGAACTTTCCGCGAACCCTGCGCATAACCCCTCCATTCGCCCGGCGCGGCGACTACATTCGGCTGCGATGCGGCACTGCGGCAATCGGCCGGCATCGTCTGTTCAGCTCTGTATTGGCGATCTTCGAAAGGAACAACGTGGCCGACACGCTGCGCGTAGGCGAAGAACTGGGACTGGGGCAGTCCCTCACCGGCGGTGCCTACACCCTGACTCTGCAGCCGGATGGCAACCTGGTGCTCACCGAGCCCGACGGCAACGTCGTCTGGGCCGCTATGACGCACGGGCAGGACGCGCAGCGCGCGGCCCTGCAGCACGACGGCGACTTCGTCGTCTACAGCGGTGGCGGCGCGCGTATCTGGGCGACCGACACCAGCGGCAAGAATGTCGAGAAGCTGGTCGTGCAGCCCGACCGCAACGTGGTGCTCTACGGCACCGACGGCTCGGTCACGTGGGCCACCGCCACCAACACCGACAACCCGCTGCCCGCACCGGAGCCGGTCGCGGCCGCGCCGGTCGCCGAAGAGGTCCCGCCGCCGCCTGCCGCGCAGACCTACACGGTCGAGTCGGGCGACACCCTGTGGGCCATCTCGGAGCGCTTCTACGGTGACGGCAACCGCTACCACGAGATCGCCGCGGCCTCCGGTATCGACAACCCGGACCTGATCAACGCCGGTCAGGTGCTGACCATCCCGTAAGACACCAAACGAAAGTGGCCCCGAGGCAACAGCTTCGGGGCCATTCTCGCGTTCACGGCGCTACTTGGTGGTGGTGAACGGCAGCAACGCCATCTCGCGGGCGTTCTTCACCGCGACGGCCACCTGACGCTGCTGGCGCGGAGTCAGGCCGGTGACGCGGCGGCTGCGGATCTTGCCGCGATCGGAGATGAACGTCCGCAGCAGGTTGACGTCTTTGTAGTCGACGTACTCGATGCCCGCGGCGGTCAGCGGATTCTTCTTCGGCTTACGCCCCAGGTCGGCGCGTGCCTTCTTGGACGGTGCTCGCTTCACTGCCATGGGATATCCCTTCTCACGAATCAGTTTGGGAAGTATCTACCAGCTCGATTTGTGGACCCCGGGAAGCTCACCCCGGTGAGCCATCTCGCGCACACGGATACGGGAGAGGCCGAACTTGCGGAGATAGCCGCGTGGGCGGCCGTCAGCAGCGTCCCGATTGCGCAATCGTACCGGACTGGCATCGCGTGGCTGGTTGCGCAGTTCGGCCTGGGCCGCGGCGCGTTCGGCGTCGCCGGTACTCGGCTTGCGGATGATCTCCTTGAGCTCGGCGCGCCGGGCCGCGAATCGTTCGACGATCTCGCGACGCTGCTCGTTGCGGGCGATCTTGGATTTCTTCGCCATCAGCGCTCCTCGCGGAAGTCGACGTGGCGGCGCACGACGGGGTCGTACTTGCGCAGGATCAGCCGGTCGGGGTCGTTGCGGCGGTTCTTGCGGGTGACGTAGGTGTAGCCGGTGTCGGCTGTGGACTTCAGCTTCACGATCGGGCGGATTTCGGTCGCTTTCGAGGCCATGTTCAGCTCCTAGATCTTGTCCCCGCGAGCGCGGATGCGGGCCACCACGGCCTCGATCCCGTCGCGGTCGATGGTCTTGATGCCCTTGGTGGAGACCGTCAGCGTGATGCGGCGGCCCTCGCTGGGCAGGTAGTAGGTCTTGTGCTGGATGTTGGCGTTCCAGCGGCGGTTGGTGCGCCGGTGCGAGTGGGAGACGGCTTTTCCGAAGCCGGGCTTGCGCCCGGTGACCTGGCAGTGGGCCGACATGCGACCTCCTTCCATGGTTATGACAACCATTTTCGACAACGATTATTCCGCACTGTACAGTCGGCTCGAAGTAAATGAAAATCATTGTCGAAAGGGGTATCGGGTGCTGGACCAGTCAGACCGGAGAACGCCCGTGGTGCTGCTGGCCGGCTTCTCCGGACCCGCCATGGGCGGCGTGGAGCACATCGCGGCGACGCTGAGCGAGGACGCGGGCACTGTCGTGGTGCACCACGACCTCGCCGAACTGCGTGAAGGTGTGGTCCGGCGCACGGTGCGGACCGCGGGCAACGTGAGCACCACGGTGCTCGAACTGGCGCACGGGTGCGTGTCGTGCACGCTGCGCGCCGACCTGCTGCCGATGCTGTGCACGCTCGCCACCCGCGACCACGTCGAGCGGATCGTGCTCGCGCTGGATCCCGGCATCGAGGCGGAGGCGCTGTGCCAGGCGATCGAGCATGTCGAGGTCAGCGGGGTGGCCGATCGCGTCGACGGGCCCGCGGCCCGCAACGTACGGATCGAAGCCGTGCTGACCTGCCTGGACGGGCAGCAGTGGCTCGCCGACGCCACCGGCGACGAGGTGCTGGCCGATCGCGGGCTGGCCGCGGCCGACGACGAGCGCACGGTCGCCCAGGTGGCCGTCGGCCAGGTCGACTTCGCCGACGCGCTCGTGGTGCTCACCGCGGGGACCGACGCGCTCGACCACGAGCGACTGGCGGCCGTGCTCGCCCGCCTCGCGCCCGCCGCGCCAGTGGCCTGGCTGCCCGAGCTGTCCGGCTTCGACGCCATCGAGATCGGCGCGCTGCTGACCCGCGTGCCCGCGGACTCACGCCGGGGCCGGATCTTCGACGCGCACGCACCGCTGCTGCGCGGACAGCCGCCGCTGAGCACCGACTGCGGCGTCTCGATCGTCGAGTTCGCCGCCCGCAGGCCGTTCCATCCCGAGCGGCTGCACGAGGCGCTCGATGTACTCCTCGACGGCGTGGTCACCGCCCGCGGCCGGATCTGGCTGGCGACCCAGCCCGACCACGTGGTCTGGCTGGAGTCGGCCGGTGGCGGACTGCGGGTCGGCGGCGCCGGTCGCTGGCTGGCCGCGATGAGCGCCGGGGAACAGGCCGACGCCGACCCGGTCCGGCGGGCGATGGCCGCGCTGGGCTGGGACGAGCGGTTCGGCGACCGCGATGTGTCGCTGGTGATCCTGGCCCACGACGCCGACCCCGCCGAGATCCGGCACGCCCTGCACTGGGCGCTGGTCGAGGACGACGAACTGCTGCTCGTCGACCGGGCACCGGACCGAGTCGCGTTGTGGGAGGACCCCTTCGGCGACTGGCACCGAGATCCCTGCGCCGATCCCACCGAGGCGACCGCCTCGGCGAGCGAGCGCACAAACCCGAGAGGAGAAACGGCATGAAACCGGGCATCCACCCCGACTACCACCCCGTCGTGTTCGAGGACGCGAGCACCGGCAAGCAGTTTTTGACCAGGTCGACCGCCACCAGCGACCGCACCATCGAATGGGCCGACGGGAACACCTACCCGCTCATGCTGGTCGACGTGACCTCGGATTCGCACCCGTTCTGGACGGGTACCGCCCGCAACCTCGACACCCAGGGCCGGGTGGAGAAGTTCGAGCGCAAGTACGGAAAGCGCTCGCGCGCAGGCAAGGAAGGCTGAACCATGGCGGTCCCCAAGCGCAGGATGTCGCGCTCCAACACCCGAAGCCGGCGCGCGCAGTGGAAAGCGGTGGTGCCACAACTGGTCCCGGTAACGGTGGGCGGCGTCGAGTACCGAGTGCCGCGCCGCATCGTCAACGCCGTCCGCAAGGGCATGATCGACCCAGCCCGACTCTGAAACTATGACGACGGCCTGCCAGGAATGCCTGGCAGGCCGTCGTCATTCGAGAAGATTCAGCCTTCGTGTTCGGACAGGGCGACCAAAGACGCGGCGAGCTGGAAGAACTTGTTGTTGCCCAGGTCGGCGATAGTCTTGATCTTCAGCGCTTCGAGCAGCTGCTTGTCGTGCGCCTCGGTGAGGCCGGCCA
It includes:
- a CDS encoding cell division protein PerM, translating into MSSRNALVRRTSGSRGTGETVAASPPGHDPGWWSLSPERARTLLLVAARPTITALAATVLLVLVVMLTTGTDLTSAPAAVAATWLAAHQVPLTVGRTTLGLLPLVPTAVLVWLAARECARAVPNRPTPVELGWLTGAVLAGPLLMTAVCLAVTGDAAGVTPLESSGPIAAFGWVLVLYLVAAAAGIGSRAWSSLCALVPIEIPEWAVLGARAARRTVLRMLGCAALATAISFFVHLSRLDGAYRQAHNVTDVLGTTLLSLLYLPNVVIGAAGILSGAAVLFGAGSVGLFGVTGGHMPVLPALIPVPEGPASPWWAALLLVPLAVGVLGGIELGRTSDDRPGAPWATLTCAGLSTLTFLALAILGSGQLGAVGWVGVDLLMLVVLMVTWFGFGGFVGMVFARRFLTPAALTEPAEEYDDYDDTDDYEDDDYYDDEDDYDDEDVDDEDDEPTEYSDAVEYDDPAVEVDAELVEDFDDDLEVSIAAPGSTDEPADDIVDVEVVESDLPDEDKTPGR
- a CDS encoding DUF5336 domain-containing protein gives rise to the protein MSYPTGGSGYNTPATPAAPQGPSTGAAAAAPSTGSEGKGLPFILTAAAAGLGVVTFLLGFAPYVGFTALRETTTGSMFESSNGALAVLVLAAALLAGLSLLPKQNVLGVAAALAVASFLGVVVSLISVGEGTELQWGAFAVAAFSFIVAVLLVLAFLFGLGIIKVPAPKPAQPQQQPGQYGQYGQQGYGQQGYGQNTGQQSYGQPGYGQAQTGGQYPTQSPSPYGQQSQPSVPQAQQPSYGQPGQQAYGQPAQQSPYGQQYGAPQQQPSPYGAAPQQQPRPDESATQTFGGQQQGQPFGAPNYGGAQPSSPGQPQPFGGEQTADPAADATTAFRPNDDNK
- a CDS encoding M23 family metallopeptidase, with translation MNHRSTLPVENRTSSGHRYRYADEYTSHPQTRRAPAAAWPQTDDAWRDQNTWNDNAAWTPAADEWTADESYDTGTYGTDWAPVAEENVPEETPAPRRADRRGGAHRVPAPPAALKGRAAVIAVAAGAVVAAGQAAMADPGQPAQGIDYEAAGQVHEIAAQSMSTADIGDPGTGAAPQVLDATAIADKSHFDDILAKGAKFAEDLAAQESAKLRPLFTKFTTGNFTSGFGARWGVQHLGVDIAGPIGTPIYSVADGTILEAGPASGFGLWVRVLHDDGTVTIYGHIDTTTVTQGQRVMAGDQIATIGNRGFSTGPHVHFEVWQNGTDKIDPLPWLATRGISLGSQRD
- the sucC gene encoding ADP-forming succinate--CoA ligase subunit beta, translated to MDLFEYQAKELFVKHGVPSSEGRVCDTAEEARAIAEEIGKPVMVKAQVKVGGRGKAGGVKYAATPEDAFTHAQNILGLDIKGHIVKKLLVAEAKDIAEEYYISFLLDRSNRTYLAMCSVEGGMEIEEVAEKTPERLAKIAVDAVKGVDLAFAREIAEKGHLPADVLDAAAVTIQKLWEVFVNEDTTLVEVNPLVRTPNDEILALDGKVTLDENAEYRHSDHLEFADVDATDPLELKAKENDLNYVKLDGEVGIIGNGAGLVMSTLDVVAYAGENHGGVKPANFLDIGGGASASVMAAGLDVILGDAQVKSVFVNVFGGITACDAVANGIVGALEVLGDAATKPLVVRLDGNNVVEGRRILAEANHPLVTLAQTMDEGADKAAELAFSAK
- the sucD gene encoding succinate--CoA ligase subunit alpha; this encodes MSIFLNKDNKVIVQGITGGEGTKHTALMLKAGTNVVGGVNARKAGTTVKHTDKDGNEIELPVFASVAEAIEKTGADTSIAFVPPAFSKDAIIEAIDAEIPLLVVITEGIPVQDSAYAWAYNVEKGEKTRIIGPNCPGIITPGEALVGITPNNITGKGPIGLVSKSGTLTYQMMYELRDFGFSTAIGIGGDPVIGTTHIDAIEAFEKDPETKIIVMIGEIGGDAEERAAAYIKANVTKPVVGYVAGFTAPEGKTMGHAGAIVSSGGGTAQAKQEALEAAGVKVGKTPSATAALAREILEKASIASA
- the purN gene encoding phosphoribosylglycinamide formyltransferase, translating into MTSSFAPWKPARTPATVVVLASGTGSLLNALLAAAREPGYPARIVAVGVDRDCPATAHADAAGVPHFKVGLKDFSDREAWNVALTEAVDEHEPDLVVLAGFMKILGPAFMERFGGRLINTHPALLPSFPGAHGVRDALAYGVKVTGCTVHLVDAGVDTGPVLAQEAVAVMPGDDEDTLQERIKVVERRLLAEVIAAVATRGIVSDGRKAEIPVSEHAGE